In Streptomyces longhuiensis, the following proteins share a genomic window:
- a CDS encoding MFS transporter — protein MAVDRQEVPGPPSVTAAGFPAPAVKRRAWYVLALLVCLMLVNFADKVVVALSGVGMKKELGLDGSQFGVIQSSFFWLFAVGSVLGGWLGGKVRARWLLAGIAAVWALSLAPMAAQVGFTTIIACRVLLGFAEGPTVALAMQVAHSWFPAHRRSVPSSIVIAGAGVGPLIAAPTLTWVIETYSWHAAFGALAAFGAVFVVLWLLGGDSGPEGARGGDREVAETVLPERVPLRRLFSTGTLIGMALLFFVAYANTSVGVSWLPLYLREGLGYDATTAGRLVVLPYLGATVAVILVGVLSGALTKRGVGNRIARGVLPAAMVLVSGVCTVAFSSLDRGVPQMTLLVIGACLNSAGYGVAFAGLADVAPAKQRSAVFGIVAAVYSLGGVVAPLVIGRLVDAGESAAAGYGDGFLVLGITMIIGAVAALLLVHPDRDAAKLAAAS, from the coding sequence ATGGCCGTCGATCGACAAGAAGTGCCCGGCCCGCCGTCGGTGACCGCCGCCGGGTTCCCCGCGCCCGCCGTGAAGCGCAGGGCGTGGTACGTCCTCGCCCTGCTCGTCTGTCTGATGCTCGTCAACTTCGCGGACAAGGTCGTCGTGGCCCTGTCCGGCGTGGGGATGAAGAAGGAACTCGGTCTGGACGGCTCCCAGTTCGGTGTCATCCAGAGCAGTTTCTTCTGGCTCTTCGCCGTCGGTTCCGTGCTCGGTGGCTGGCTCGGGGGCAAGGTGCGGGCGCGCTGGCTGCTGGCCGGGATCGCCGCGGTATGGGCGCTCAGCCTCGCGCCCATGGCCGCCCAGGTCGGCTTCACCACCATCATCGCCTGCCGGGTGCTGCTCGGCTTCGCGGAGGGACCGACCGTCGCGCTGGCCATGCAGGTGGCCCACTCGTGGTTCCCCGCGCACCGGCGGAGCGTGCCCAGCTCGATCGTCATCGCCGGCGCCGGGGTCGGCCCGCTGATCGCGGCGCCCACGCTGACCTGGGTCATCGAGACGTACTCCTGGCACGCGGCCTTCGGTGCCCTCGCGGCATTCGGCGCGGTCTTCGTGGTGCTCTGGCTGCTCGGCGGGGACTCCGGGCCCGAGGGGGCGCGGGGCGGCGATCGCGAGGTGGCGGAGACGGTGCTTCCCGAGCGGGTGCCGCTGCGGCGCCTGTTCTCCACGGGAACGCTGATCGGCATGGCGCTCCTGTTCTTCGTCGCGTACGCCAACACCTCCGTCGGTGTCAGCTGGCTGCCGCTCTATCTGCGCGAGGGCCTCGGCTACGACGCGACCACCGCGGGCAGGCTCGTCGTGCTGCCGTACCTGGGAGCCACGGTCGCCGTCATCCTCGTCGGAGTGCTCTCCGGCGCACTGACGAAGAGAGGGGTCGGGAACAGGATCGCCCGAGGCGTCCTCCCCGCCGCGATGGTCCTGGTCTCCGGGGTGTGCACCGTCGCCTTCTCCTCGCTGGACCGTGGTGTGCCGCAGATGACGCTGCTCGTCATCGGGGCCTGCCTGAACTCCGCCGGGTACGGCGTCGCCTTCGCCGGCCTCGCCGATGTCGCCCCGGCGAAGCAGCGGTCCGCCGTGTTCGGGATCGTCGCCGCCGTCTACAGCCTCGGCGGGGTCGTGGCCCCACTGGTGATCGGCCGACTGGTCGACGCCGGGGAGTCGGCCGCGGCCGGCTACGGGGACGGCTTCCTGGTCCTCGGCATCACGATGATCATCGGCGCCGTGGCCGCGCTCCTCCTCGTCCATCCCGATCGGGACGCGGCGAAGCTGGCCGCGGCGTCCTGA
- a CDS encoding lipid-transfer protein yields the protein MGRRVLVAGVGMVPFAKPGAAKAYDEMGAGAVEAVLADSGLSYDKIQQVYAGYVYGDSTCGQRVVYRFGMTRIPVLNVNNNCASGSSALWLARQAVESGAVECALAVGFEQMPPGALGAKWTDRPNPLTDFSTALRDVYEVDPDLPMTPQYFAAAGVAYMDKYGMKPETFARVSVKARRHAANNPYAVFRDPITLDEVLGSPRIAGPLTRLQCCPPTCGAAAAIVCSEEFARRNGLTPKVAIAAQALQSDASDLFGKKSAMSLVGADVTRAAATEVYEKAGVDPRDIKVVELHDCFTVNEVLAYEGLGLCDEGDAERFILDGDNTYGGRVVTNPSGGLLSKGHPLGATGLAQTAEITWQLRGAAGARQVEGVTLGLQHNLGLGTAGVVTLFEKVS from the coding sequence ATGGGTCGCAGAGTGCTCGTGGCCGGGGTCGGGATGGTGCCCTTCGCCAAGCCCGGCGCAGCCAAGGCGTACGACGAGATGGGCGCGGGAGCGGTCGAAGCCGTGCTGGCCGACTCCGGACTGTCGTACGACAAGATCCAGCAGGTGTACGCCGGATACGTCTACGGCGACTCCACCTGCGGCCAGCGTGTGGTCTACCGGTTCGGGATGACGCGGATCCCGGTCCTCAACGTCAACAACAACTGCGCCTCGGGCTCCTCCGCGCTGTGGCTGGCCCGCCAGGCCGTCGAGAGCGGCGCAGTGGAGTGCGCGCTCGCCGTGGGCTTCGAGCAGATGCCGCCCGGCGCGCTCGGCGCCAAGTGGACCGACCGGCCGAACCCGCTGACCGACTTCTCCACGGCCCTGCGCGACGTCTACGAGGTCGACCCCGATCTCCCGATGACCCCGCAGTACTTCGCCGCCGCCGGCGTCGCCTACATGGACAAGTACGGCATGAAGCCGGAGACCTTCGCCCGGGTCTCGGTGAAGGCGCGCCGGCACGCGGCGAACAACCCCTACGCCGTCTTCCGTGACCCGATCACCCTGGACGAGGTCCTCGGCAGCCCCCGGATCGCGGGTCCCCTGACCCGTCTCCAGTGCTGCCCGCCCACCTGCGGCGCCGCCGCCGCGATCGTCTGCTCCGAGGAGTTCGCCCGCAGGAACGGCCTCACCCCGAAGGTCGCCATCGCCGCGCAGGCCCTCCAGTCGGACGCGTCCGACCTCTTCGGCAAGAAGAGCGCCATGTCCCTCGTCGGCGCCGACGTGACGCGGGCCGCCGCCACCGAGGTCTACGAGAAGGCCGGAGTCGACCCGCGCGACATCAAGGTCGTGGAGCTCCACGACTGCTTCACGGTCAACGAGGTCCTCGCCTATGAGGGGTTGGGCCTGTGCGACGAGGGCGACGCCGAGCGCTTCATCCTCGACGGCGACAACACCTACGGCGGACGGGTCGTCACGAACCCGTCCGGCGGGCTGCTCTCCAAGGGCCACCCGTTGGGTGCCACCGGGCTCGCGCAGACAGCCGAGATCACCTGGCAGCTGCGCGGCGCGGCCGGGGCCCGTCAGGTCGAGGGAGTGACCCTCGGCCTCCAGCACAATCTCGGCCTCGGCACCGCCGGTGTCGTCACGCTCTTCGAGAAGGTGTCCTGA
- a CDS encoding MaoC family dehydratase N-terminal domain-containing protein, translating to MAIDPAVIGTSAPSFSTGAERGRLRFFAQATGQNEAVYTDVEAAAAAGHPDLPVPPTFLFCLEMDNPDRGRFLTDLGVDVRTILHGGQEFAFHAQAYAGDTLTFRTEVKDVYVKKGGALEFIVRDTHVTRDGEPIATLTSTIVVRDPKAAK from the coding sequence ATGGCCATCGACCCTGCCGTCATCGGCACCAGTGCCCCGTCGTTCTCCACCGGCGCGGAGCGCGGCCGACTGCGCTTCTTCGCGCAGGCCACCGGCCAGAACGAGGCGGTCTACACCGACGTCGAGGCCGCCGCAGCGGCCGGTCACCCCGACCTGCCCGTCCCGCCGACCTTCCTGTTCTGCCTGGAGATGGACAACCCCGACCGCGGCCGGTTCCTCACCGACCTCGGCGTCGACGTCCGCACGATCCTGCACGGCGGCCAGGAGTTCGCCTTCCACGCCCAGGCCTACGCCGGCGACACGCTGACATTCCGCACCGAGGTCAAGGACGTGTACGTCAAGAAGGGCGGCGCGCTCGAGTTCATCGTCCGCGACACCCACGTCACCCGGGACGGCGAGCCCATCGCCACGCTCACCAGCACCATCGTGGTGCGCGACCCGAAGGCGGCCAAGTGA
- a CDS encoding MaoC/PaaZ C-terminal domain-containing protein, with protein sequence MTNLNTGDALTIQAPKITRTALALYAGASGDHNPVHIDTDACKAVGIPDVFAHGMLSMAYLGRLLTDWVPQARIRTFGVRFSAITPVNTTPVCAGTVTKVEDGLAHLDLTVSLPDGTVTLQGSAVVTTD encoded by the coding sequence ATGACGAACCTGAACACGGGCGACGCCCTCACCATTCAGGCGCCGAAGATCACCCGCACCGCGCTCGCCCTGTACGCGGGCGCCTCGGGCGACCACAACCCCGTACACATCGACACCGATGCCTGCAAGGCCGTCGGCATCCCCGACGTCTTCGCGCACGGCATGCTCTCCATGGCCTATCTGGGCCGGCTGCTCACCGACTGGGTCCCGCAGGCGCGCATCCGCACGTTCGGGGTGCGGTTCTCCGCGATCACGCCGGTCAACACCACGCCCGTGTGCGCGGGAACCGTCACGAAGGTCGAGGACGGCCTGGCCCACCTCGACCTCACCGTCTCCCTTCCCGACGGCACGGTGACCCTTCAGGGGTCCGCCGTCGTCACCACCGACTGA
- the thiD gene encoding bifunctional hydroxymethylpyrimidine kinase/phosphomethylpyrimidine kinase, whose protein sequence is MTAPASTGRVAPPRVLTVAGSDSGGGAGIQADLKTMLALGAHGMSVLTAVTAQNSLGVQGAWELPVDAVRTQYRSVVDDIGVQAVKTGMLSSPVLVEAVAELLAGTDAPVVVDPVSVSKHGDPLLAEDALDAVRTKLLPVATVATPNLDEVAQLTGLAVTDDDGMRRAAARLLSFGPRWVVVKGGHLPGAAVDLLTDGTEEHWLRAPRHDNRHTHGTGCTLASAVAVGLAHGLPVPESVRLAKEYVTGAIAAGFALGSGIGPVDHGWRLPGDRSRAAGRTD, encoded by the coding sequence ATGACCGCCCCCGCGAGCACCGGACGCGTCGCGCCGCCCCGCGTCCTGACCGTCGCCGGTTCGGACTCGGGCGGTGGCGCCGGGATCCAGGCCGACCTCAAGACGATGCTGGCGCTCGGCGCCCACGGCATGAGCGTCCTGACGGCCGTCACCGCGCAGAACTCCCTGGGGGTACAGGGAGCGTGGGAACTCCCCGTCGACGCGGTGCGCACGCAGTACCGCAGCGTCGTGGACGACATCGGCGTCCAGGCGGTCAAGACCGGGATGCTCTCGTCGCCGGTGCTCGTCGAGGCGGTGGCCGAACTGCTCGCCGGTACGGACGCCCCCGTGGTCGTGGACCCCGTGAGCGTCTCCAAGCACGGCGATCCGCTGCTCGCCGAGGACGCGCTGGACGCGGTGCGCACCAAGCTGCTGCCGGTCGCGACGGTGGCCACGCCGAACCTGGACGAGGTGGCGCAGCTGACCGGCCTCGCCGTCACGGACGACGACGGCATGCGCCGGGCCGCGGCACGGCTCCTGTCGTTCGGGCCGCGCTGGGTGGTCGTCAAGGGCGGCCATCTGCCCGGGGCGGCCGTGGACCTGCTCACCGACGGCACGGAGGAACACTGGCTGCGCGCTCCCCGCCACGACAACCGGCACACGCACGGCACCGGATGCACCCTGGCGTCGGCCGTCGCCGTGGGTCTCGCCCACGGCCTGCCCGTGCCGGAGTCCGTCCGTCTGGCGAAGGAGTACGTCACGGGGGCGATCGCCGCCGGGTTCGCGCTGGGGTCGGGCATCGGCCCGGTCGACCACGGGTGGCGCCTGCCGGGCGACCGGTCCCGGGCCGCGGGACGCACGGACTGA
- a CDS encoding purine-cytosine permease family protein, protein MSLPHAPSSTGTTGPRSVFDGRMPAAPGDLRVEARGIAPVPESHRYGGAGRLFTVWFAPNLTMTGVFTGTVGIALGLDFATALAAVVIGTLIGAVPTAYLGTWGSATGAGQLPLARLAFGRAVAVPGALQWLSSVAWDALIGLFGGDALARLCGWPFWVGVLVMMLAQGALGVLGYEAVHRLQKLMTFVLAAAFVVLAVKLLDGVHPVTTGTAHGADQAGAFVLTSTIALSLSVSWAPYASDFSRYLPAATSRKRMFWFTLLGVTVSFVAVQALGLWGASVFTDQTARGVDELLGGGVLGSFGLLAVALAALCSNAMNDYSGSLALQTIGVRVPRPLAAALAAVLGFPLVLWMHAADTAARFQNVLLFVGYWIPGFVAVVAVDWFARARARGGAPVDLAAESARPQPWWPGLLAFVAAFAAAVPFMDSGLYVGPVAKALHGADLAYYVAFVAALVVYAPLRLRRPTARTRTAPQQEARA, encoded by the coding sequence ATGTCGTTGCCCCATGCCCCGAGCAGCACCGGGACCACCGGACCGCGCTCCGTCTTCGACGGGCGGATGCCCGCCGCGCCCGGTGACCTGCGGGTCGAGGCCCGCGGGATCGCGCCGGTCCCCGAGAGCCACCGCTACGGCGGCGCCGGGCGCCTGTTCACCGTGTGGTTCGCCCCGAACCTGACCATGACCGGCGTCTTCACCGGCACCGTCGGCATCGCGCTCGGCCTGGACTTCGCCACCGCGCTGGCCGCCGTCGTCATCGGCACTCTGATCGGCGCCGTGCCCACCGCGTATCTCGGTACGTGGGGCAGCGCGACCGGCGCGGGACAGCTCCCGCTGGCGCGGCTCGCGTTCGGCCGGGCCGTCGCGGTGCCCGGCGCCCTGCAGTGGCTGTCGTCGGTCGCCTGGGACGCGCTGATCGGTCTGTTCGGCGGTGACGCGCTCGCCCGGCTGTGCGGCTGGCCCTTCTGGGTCGGCGTGCTCGTGATGATGCTGGCGCAGGGCGCGCTCGGCGTGCTCGGCTACGAGGCCGTCCACCGGCTCCAGAAGCTGATGACCTTCGTACTGGCCGCCGCGTTCGTGGTTCTGGCCGTCAAGCTCCTCGACGGTGTCCATCCGGTCACCACCGGGACCGCGCACGGGGCCGACCAGGCCGGCGCGTTCGTCCTCACCAGCACGATCGCGCTCAGCCTGTCCGTGTCCTGGGCCCCCTACGCCAGCGACTTCAGCCGCTATCTCCCGGCCGCCACATCCCGTAAGCGCATGTTCTGGTTCACGCTCCTCGGCGTCACCGTCTCCTTCGTCGCCGTCCAGGCGCTCGGGCTGTGGGGCGCCTCCGTGTTCACCGACCAGACCGCGCGCGGGGTCGACGAGCTGCTCGGCGGGGGCGTCCTCGGCTCCTTCGGGCTGCTCGCCGTGGCGCTCGCGGCCCTGTGCAGCAACGCCATGAACGACTACAGCGGTTCGCTGGCCCTGCAGACGATCGGCGTCCGGGTCCCGCGGCCGCTCGCGGCGGCGCTCGCCGCGGTGCTCGGCTTCCCGCTGGTGCTGTGGATGCACGCCGCCGACACCGCGGCCCGCTTCCAGAACGTGCTGCTGTTCGTCGGCTACTGGATCCCCGGGTTCGTCGCGGTCGTGGCCGTCGACTGGTTCGCGCGCGCCAGGGCCCGGGGCGGCGCGCCGGTCGACCTGGCCGCCGAGAGCGCCCGGCCGCAGCCCTGGTGGCCCGGACTCCTCGCTTTCGTCGCCGCCTTCGCCGCCGCGGTCCCGTTCATGGACAGCGGCCTGTACGTGGGCCCGGTCGCCAAGGCCCTGCACGGCGCCGACCTCGCGTACTACGTGGCCTTCGTCGCCGCACTCGTCGTGTACGCGCCCCTCAGGCTGCGCCGCCCGACCGCCCGCACCCGGACCGCACCGCAGCAGGAGGCCCGCGCATGA
- a CDS encoding SDR family NAD(P)-dependent oxidoreductase codes for MGTLDGKVAIVSGSGRGIGRDVALKLAAEGAAVVINDLDKEPAEETVADIVGAGGKAVACVGSVVEDDFAERFVNTAVDSFGGLDIIVNNAGYTWDTVIQKMTDEQWDAILDVHLKAPFRILRAAQPYIKAHPTDYHRKVVNVSSVSGQYGNPGQANYSSAKAGIIGLTKTMAKEWGRYKVNVNAVAFGFILTRMTEATADDDAFVEIEGRRIKVGISPQAAAAVSRTNPFGRPGTPAEAAGAIYLLCTPEADYISAQVLTVDGGSR; via the coding sequence ATGGGAACCCTGGACGGCAAGGTCGCCATCGTCTCCGGATCCGGTCGTGGCATCGGGCGCGATGTCGCGCTCAAGCTCGCCGCCGAAGGCGCGGCGGTCGTGATCAACGACCTCGACAAGGAGCCCGCCGAGGAGACCGTCGCGGACATCGTCGGCGCCGGCGGCAAGGCCGTGGCCTGCGTCGGATCGGTGGTCGAAGACGACTTCGCCGAGCGCTTCGTGAACACTGCCGTGGACTCCTTCGGCGGCCTGGACATCATCGTCAACAACGCCGGATACACCTGGGACACCGTCATCCAGAAGATGACCGACGAGCAGTGGGACGCCATCCTCGACGTCCACCTCAAGGCCCCGTTCCGGATCCTGCGCGCCGCCCAGCCGTACATCAAGGCCCACCCGACCGACTACCACCGCAAGGTCGTCAACGTCTCGTCGGTGTCCGGCCAGTACGGCAACCCCGGCCAGGCCAACTACTCCTCCGCCAAGGCCGGAATCATCGGCCTGACCAAGACCATGGCCAAGGAGTGGGGCCGCTACAAGGTCAACGTCAACGCCGTCGCCTTCGGTTTCATCCTGACCCGCATGACCGAGGCCACCGCCGACGACGACGCCTTCGTCGAGATCGAGGGCCGCCGGATCAAGGTCGGCATCAGCCCGCAGGCCGCCGCCGCGGTTTCGCGAACCAACCCCTTCGGCCGCCCCGGCACCCCCGCCGAGGCCGCCGGCGCGATCTACCTGCTGTGCACGCCAGAGGCCGACTACATCAGTGCCCAGGTCCTGACCGTCGACGGCGGATCCCGCTGA
- a CDS encoding potassium channel family protein — MTTLPRQPQQAPPTGHMIVCGGDALAERLAAELRAVYGERVTVVVPFVRVTRQGAGPAGRARAATLLSRMQAVVNRTVSAAADDSVPPPRVLEAPELDEEALAEAGVADAAALALVHGDDETNIRAALAARRLNPQLRLVIRLYNRKLGQHLEHLLDQAAALSAPGVDPEALDTTTTVLSDADTAAPALAATAVAGTSKVVQADGLLLRAVERTPPGRGEVADPGLCTLALLSATANDPAGAEGSDVGGAEGPLLLPDERTVAAATGRGTVVLEAVSPTVAAPNGRTTSRRMPLSSLFSRRLRLSLAGLVTSVLGLAVASWATTGDHPLHAGYLTLLDLFAIDDPAIGEPLARQLLQLLTGLAGLLLLPVLLAAVLEALGTFRTASALRRPPRGLSGHVVLLGLGKIGTRVLARLRELGIPVVCVEEDPEARGVALARRLRVPTVIGDVTQEGVLEAAKVHRAHALLALTSSDITNLEAALHARSVKPDLRVALRLFDDGFATAVYRTLRSAHPRALTRSRSVSALAAPAFAGAMMGRQILGAIPVERSVLLFAALDVAGHPLLDGRTVADTFRAGSWRVIALDATAPSERRPDLAASPTDDDPDRPTGLVWDLHPGYVLRPEDRVVLAATRRGLAELLRHGPLARTRAGDS; from the coding sequence ATGACCACCCTGCCCCGCCAGCCTCAACAGGCCCCGCCGACCGGCCACATGATCGTGTGCGGCGGTGACGCGCTCGCCGAGCGGCTCGCCGCCGAACTGCGCGCCGTCTACGGCGAGCGGGTCACGGTCGTCGTGCCCTTCGTCCGCGTCACCAGGCAGGGCGCCGGTCCCGCCGGACGGGCGCGGGCTGCCACGCTGCTCTCGCGGATGCAGGCGGTCGTGAACCGTACGGTGTCCGCCGCGGCCGACGACAGCGTTCCGCCGCCCCGCGTCCTGGAGGCACCGGAACTCGACGAGGAGGCGCTGGCCGAGGCGGGCGTGGCCGACGCCGCCGCACTGGCCCTCGTCCACGGCGACGACGAGACCAACATCCGGGCCGCCCTGGCCGCCCGCCGTCTCAACCCCCAGCTGCGCCTGGTCATCCGGCTCTACAACCGCAAGCTCGGCCAGCACCTGGAACACCTCCTCGATCAGGCCGCCGCGCTCTCCGCCCCCGGCGTCGACCCCGAGGCGCTGGACACCACGACGACCGTCCTGTCCGACGCCGACACCGCGGCGCCGGCGCTCGCGGCCACTGCCGTCGCCGGTACCAGCAAGGTCGTCCAGGCCGACGGGCTCCTGCTGCGCGCCGTGGAGCGCACCCCGCCGGGCCGTGGCGAGGTCGCCGACCCCGGACTGTGCACCCTCGCCCTGCTGTCCGCGACCGCCAACGACCCGGCGGGCGCCGAGGGTTCGGACGTGGGCGGCGCGGAGGGCCCGCTGCTGCTGCCCGACGAACGCACCGTCGCCGCGGCCACCGGGCGCGGCACGGTGGTCCTGGAGGCCGTCTCCCCCACGGTCGCCGCACCCAACGGCCGCACGACCAGCCGCCGTATGCCCCTCAGCTCGCTGTTCTCGCGCCGGCTGCGCCTGTCCCTGGCCGGACTCGTCACGAGCGTCCTCGGCCTGGCCGTGGCGTCCTGGGCCACCACCGGCGACCACCCGCTGCACGCCGGATACCTCACGCTCCTCGACCTGTTCGCCATCGACGACCCCGCGATCGGGGAGCCGCTCGCCCGCCAGCTCCTCCAACTCCTCACGGGGCTCGCCGGACTGCTCCTGCTGCCCGTCCTGCTCGCGGCCGTGCTCGAAGCCCTCGGCACCTTCCGGACGGCGTCGGCCCTGCGCCGCCCGCCGCGCGGTCTCTCCGGCCACGTCGTGCTGCTCGGCCTCGGCAAGATCGGTACCCGCGTCCTGGCCCGCCTGCGTGAACTCGGCATCCCCGTCGTGTGCGTGGAGGAGGACCCCGAGGCGCGCGGCGTCGCCCTCGCCCGCCGTCTGCGCGTACCTACCGTCATCGGTGACGTCACGCAGGAAGGCGTCCTGGAAGCGGCCAAGGTGCACCGCGCCCACGCCCTGCTCGCCCTCACCAGCAGCGACATCACCAACCTCGAGGCCGCGCTGCACGCGCGGTCGGTCAAGCCCGACCTGCGGGTGGCGCTGCGCCTGTTCGACGACGGATTCGCGACCGCCGTCTACCGCACGCTCCGCTCCGCGCATCCCCGCGCCCTGACCCGCAGCCGGAGTGTCTCCGCCCTCGCAGCGCCCGCGTTCGCCGGCGCCATGATGGGCCGCCAGATCCTCGGCGCCATCCCCGTCGAGCGCAGCGTCCTGCTCTTCGCCGCCCTCGACGTGGCAGGACATCCGCTGCTCGACGGCCGGACCGTCGCCGACACGTTCCGGGCCGGTTCCTGGCGGGTGATCGCCCTCGACGCCACGGCGCCGAGCGAGCGCCGCCCCGACCTGGCCGCGTCCCCCACCGACGACGACCCCGACCGCCCGACCGGCCTCGTGTGGGACCTTCACCCCGGGTACGTGCTGCGTCCGGAGGACCGCGTGGTGCTGGCCGCCACGCGCCGCGGCCTGGCGGAACTCCTGCGGCACGGCCCCCTGGCCCGTACCCGCGCCGGAGACTCCTAG
- a CDS encoding TetR/AcrR family transcriptional regulator encodes MQTEASGRTTARRPPDRKARIVAAASGLFRERGYHNVSVADVAAEVGITAPALYRHFRGKPDLLLHVVDATVSAISVSLDAAPDLDTYLRATANETMDRRGSAVLWQREARHLPEDRRKEQRRALNDVADRIAALIGDERPGLDESDRQLLAWSVLSVFGSISWHRTSLPRRRFEELLYRLAYAAAHCPLGARPAAEAGTATGGYADLAVSRREEILVEAIRLFDERGFQSVSTDDIGEAAGATGPSIYKHFPTKTDLLVAAVMRGGEQRRAGTAQALATSGTPRQTLDRLLRSYIDFALSQSHLIGLLIGELDQLPEKERKAARQNQREYLALWVRLLDEVRPGLDAAEARIVVTAVLTVIDNAARTGSTGDRPDLADRLAELGTALLLSENPAA; translated from the coding sequence ATGCAGACGGAAGCGTCGGGGCGGACGACCGCGCGCAGACCCCCGGACCGTAAAGCCCGGATCGTCGCCGCCGCGTCCGGCCTCTTCCGCGAGCGCGGCTATCACAACGTCTCGGTGGCCGATGTCGCGGCCGAGGTGGGCATCACCGCCCCTGCTCTCTACCGGCACTTCCGCGGCAAGCCCGACCTGCTGCTCCACGTCGTGGACGCCACGGTCAGCGCGATCTCGGTGTCCCTCGACGCGGCCCCCGACCTGGACACCTATCTCCGTGCGACGGCCAACGAGACCATGGACCGGCGCGGCTCGGCCGTCCTGTGGCAGCGCGAGGCCAGGCACCTGCCGGAGGACCGACGCAAGGAACAGCGGCGCGCCCTCAACGACGTCGCCGACCGGATCGCCGCACTGATCGGGGACGAGCGCCCGGGCCTCGACGAGTCCGACCGGCAACTCCTCGCGTGGTCCGTCCTGTCGGTGTTCGGCTCCATCTCCTGGCACCGCACGTCGCTGCCGCGCCGCCGCTTCGAGGAGCTCCTGTACCGGCTCGCGTACGCCGCCGCGCACTGCCCCCTCGGGGCTCGTCCCGCCGCCGAGGCGGGAACCGCGACGGGCGGATACGCGGACCTCGCGGTCTCCCGCCGAGAGGAGATCCTCGTCGAGGCGATCCGTCTCTTCGACGAGCGGGGCTTCCAGTCCGTGAGCACCGACGACATCGGCGAGGCCGCCGGAGCGACGGGCCCCAGCATCTACAAGCACTTCCCGACCAAGACCGATCTGCTCGTGGCCGCCGTGATGCGCGGCGGCGAGCAGCGACGCGCGGGCACGGCACAGGCACTCGCCACGTCCGGCACGCCGCGCCAGACCCTCGACCGGCTGCTGCGCTCGTACATCGACTTCGCCCTGAGCCAGAGCCACTTGATCGGCCTGCTGATCGGCGAACTGGACCAGCTCCCCGAGAAGGAGCGCAAGGCGGCCCGGCAGAATCAGCGGGAGTACCTGGCACTGTGGGTGCGGCTGCTCGACGAGGTGCGCCCAGGGCTCGACGCCGCCGAGGCCAGGATCGTCGTCACCGCGGTGCTGACGGTCATCGACAACGCGGCCCGTACAGGGTCCACAGGCGACCGCCCGGACCTCGCCGACCGCCTCGCCGAACTCGGCACGGCACTGCTCCTGAGCGAGAACCCGGCCGCGTAG